In the genome of Variibacter gotjawalensis, one region contains:
- a CDS encoding cold-shock protein, which yields MATGKVKWFNPTKGYGFIQPSDGSRDVFVHISAVERAGLSSLNEGQTVEFELVANRGKQAAENLKVK from the coding sequence GTGGCTACCGGCAAAGTGAAATGGTTCAACCCGACCAAAGGTTATGGGTTTATTCAGCCGTCGGACGGCAGCCGTGACGTGTTCGTGCACATTTCGGCAGTCGAGCGCGCTGGCCTCTCGTCGTTGAACGAAGGGCAGACGGTCGAATTCGAGCTCGTCGCAAACCGCGGCAAGCAGGCGGCCGAGAACCTCAAGGTCAAGTAA
- a CDS encoding TMEM43 family protein produces MSDARDETFSDISNSYSENSGDSFTETTTKSWFERIKEAIVGIGIGFVLLALGIGGLFWNEGRAVQTARSLAEGGSAVVSVESNRVDPSNDGKLIHVTGPVKTTAPLADPEFGVSVMGLRLIRHVEMYQWKEEKREEKRKNLGGSEETVTTYSYKRDWDNRPVDSSRFRQADGHRNPEMRHKERDIVATDATVGAFKAGDQVLRQISASDALVLDGQLVTDVRARLKELGSVTAERIYLGADPSNPRVGDMRVTYTIARPSDISVVGQQSGGGFTSYQAKAGDRLLMATAGQKSAAEMFKAAEQLNTLITWLVRTLGTLGLLIGFMLILRPLAVLGDVVPFIGSIIGAGTGLVALLLTAIVAPIVIAFAWFFYRPLTAIIVLIVGAGVAYGIKVLASRRAASRSAPAAMPAPSAA; encoded by the coding sequence ATGTCCGATGCGCGCGACGAAACTTTCAGCGACATCAGCAACAGTTACTCGGAAAATTCGGGCGACAGTTTTACGGAGACGACCACGAAATCGTGGTTCGAGCGCATCAAGGAAGCCATCGTCGGAATCGGGATCGGTTTCGTTCTGCTCGCGCTCGGCATCGGCGGGCTGTTCTGGAACGAAGGCCGCGCCGTGCAGACCGCGCGCTCGCTGGCGGAAGGCGGCAGCGCCGTCGTCTCGGTCGAGTCGAACCGCGTCGACCCGTCGAACGACGGCAAACTCATCCACGTGACGGGCCCGGTAAAGACCACCGCGCCGCTCGCCGACCCCGAATTCGGCGTCTCCGTCATGGGGCTGCGCCTCATCCGCCACGTCGAGATGTATCAGTGGAAGGAAGAGAAGCGCGAGGAGAAGCGGAAAAATCTCGGCGGCTCCGAAGAAACCGTGACGACCTACAGCTACAAGCGCGACTGGGACAATCGGCCGGTCGATTCCAGCCGCTTCCGGCAGGCGGACGGCCATCGCAATCCCGAGATGCGCCACAAGGAGCGCGACATCGTCGCGACCGACGCGACGGTCGGCGCCTTCAAGGCGGGCGATCAGGTGCTGCGCCAGATCAGCGCGAGCGATGCGCTCGTGCTCGACGGCCAGCTCGTCACCGACGTGCGCGCGCGGCTGAAAGAACTCGGCAGCGTGACGGCGGAGCGCATCTATCTCGGTGCCGACCCGTCGAACCCGCGCGTCGGCGACATGCGCGTCACCTACACGATCGCGCGTCCGTCCGACATCAGCGTCGTCGGCCAGCAGAGCGGCGGCGGCTTCACGAGCTATCAGGCGAAGGCGGGCGACCGCCTGCTGATGGCTACCGCGGGGCAGAAATCGGCGGCCGAGATGTTCAAGGCGGCCGAGCAGCTCAACACGCTGATCACCTGGCTGGTGCGCACGCTCGGCACGCTCGGCTTACTGATCGGCTTCATGCTGATCCTGCGGCCGCTCGCGGTTCTCGGCGATGTGGTGCCGTTCATCGGCAGCATCATCGGCGCAGGCACAGGCCTTGTCGCGCTGCTGCTCACCGCGATTGTCGCGCCGATCGTGATCGCGTTCGCATGGTTCTTCTATCGCCCGCTCACCGCGATCATCGTGCTGATCGTCGGGGCAGGGGTTGCGTACGGCATCAAGGTGCTGGCCTCGCGCCGAGCAGCGTCTCGGTCGGCACCCGCCGCGATGCCGGCGCCGTCGGCGGCTTGA
- the tgt gene encoding tRNA guanosine(34) transglycosylase Tgt — protein sequence MSAAPMKIYKLNATDGAARTGEVATPHGIIRTPAFMPVGTQATVKGMHPEAVRETGADVVLGNTYHLMLRPGAERVAALGGLHKFMNWPHVILTDSGGFQVMSLSAMRKIDENAVTFRSHIDGSTHVLTPERAIEIQTLLGSDIVMQLDECVRLPAERAEVEKAMRLSLRWAERCQRAFAPVRDGRSLFAIVQGGDDVALREESARELNAMDFPGYAIGGLAVGEPQEVMLRMLEVVAPLLPADKPRYLMGVGTPDDLLKAVARGIDMFDCVMPTRNGRHGLAFSRFGPINLKNARHADDPRPFDEESPCAAARTYSRAYLHHLTKTNEMLGAILLTTINIAYYQELMAGARAAIAAKAFASFADGVAAGWAAGDLPTR from the coding sequence ATGTCTGCTGCACCGATGAAGATCTACAAACTCAACGCAACCGACGGCGCGGCGCGGACCGGCGAGGTCGCGACGCCGCACGGCATCATCCGCACGCCGGCCTTCATGCCGGTGGGCACGCAGGCGACCGTAAAGGGCATGCACCCGGAGGCCGTGCGCGAAACCGGTGCGGACGTCGTACTCGGGAACACGTATCACCTGATGCTGCGGCCCGGCGCGGAGCGTGTCGCGGCGCTCGGCGGGCTGCATAAGTTCATGAACTGGCCGCACGTGATCCTCACGGACTCGGGCGGCTTCCAGGTCATGAGCCTCTCGGCGATGCGCAAGATCGACGAGAATGCCGTGACGTTCCGCTCGCACATCGACGGCTCGACGCATGTGCTGACACCCGAGCGCGCAATCGAAATCCAAACACTCCTCGGCTCCGACATCGTCATGCAGCTCGACGAATGCGTGCGGCTGCCGGCCGAGCGCGCCGAAGTCGAGAAGGCGATGCGGCTCTCGCTCCGCTGGGCGGAGCGCTGCCAGCGCGCGTTCGCGCCGGTCCGCGATGGGCGTTCGCTGTTCGCGATCGTGCAGGGCGGCGACGATGTGGCGCTGCGCGAGGAGAGTGCGCGCGAACTCAACGCGATGGATTTCCCGGGCTACGCGATCGGCGGCCTTGCGGTCGGCGAGCCGCAAGAGGTGATGCTGCGCATGCTCGAGGTGGTGGCACCGCTGCTGCCGGCCGACAAGCCGCGCTACCTGATGGGCGTCGGCACGCCGGACGATCTCCTGAAAGCTGTTGCGCGCGGCATCGATATGTTCGACTGCGTGATGCCGACGCGGAACGGCCGGCACGGCTTGGCCTTCTCGCGCTTCGGTCCGATCAACCTGAAGAATGCGCGGCATGCGGACGACCCGCGTCCGTTCGACGAGGAAAGTCCGTGCGCTGCGGCGCGCACGTACAGCCGCGCCTATCTGCACCACCTGACCAAAACCAACGAGATGCTCGGCGCGATCCTGCTCACCACGATCAACATCGCGTATTACCAAGAGCTGATGGCGGGCGCGCGCGCCGCAATCGCGGCTAAAGCATTTGCGAGTTTCGCAGATGGTGTTGCGGCGGGCTGGGCGGCCGGCGATCTTCCCACAAGATAG
- the queA gene encoding tRNA preQ1(34) S-adenosylmethionine ribosyltransferase-isomerase QueA gives MRTDLFDFDLPPERIALRPASPRDSARLLEVTPGASTELADRSVGDLPSLLRAGDAIVFNNTRVIPAQLFGHRLVPEGPGARISATLHKRVDGARWRAFVKNAKRLSPGDVVRFGDEGRVCFLGSLDATVEAKGDNGEVTFAFQFHGAVLDQAIAERGAMPLPPYIASKRPADERDRDDYQTMFAREEGSVAAPTAALHFTPALVERLRDAGVSVHFVTLHVGAGTFLPVKADDIEDHAMHAEFGTVSAEVAEALNAVKARGGRVLAVGSTALRLLESAASEDGTLAPFAGDTAIFITPGYRFRVADLMLTNFHLPRSTLFMLVAAFSGLDVMQRAYAHAIKDGYRFYSYGDACLLHR, from the coding sequence ATGCGCACCGATCTCTTCGACTTCGACCTGCCGCCGGAGCGTATCGCGCTCCGGCCGGCGTCCCCGCGCGATAGTGCGCGGCTGCTCGAGGTCACGCCCGGCGCATCGACGGAGTTGGCGGACCGAAGCGTCGGCGATTTGCCGAGCCTCCTGCGGGCCGGCGACGCCATAGTCTTCAACAACACGCGCGTCATCCCGGCGCAGCTGTTCGGCCACCGCCTCGTGCCCGAAGGGCCGGGGGCGAGAATCTCCGCTACCTTGCATAAGCGCGTCGATGGCGCGCGCTGGCGCGCCTTCGTCAAAAACGCGAAGCGGCTTTCGCCGGGCGATGTCGTGCGTTTCGGCGACGAAGGTCGCGTCTGCTTTCTTGGGTCTCTCGATGCGACCGTGGAGGCGAAAGGCGACAACGGCGAAGTGACCTTCGCGTTTCAATTTCACGGCGCGGTGCTGGATCAGGCGATCGCCGAGCGCGGCGCGATGCCGCTGCCGCCATACATCGCGTCGAAGCGTCCGGCGGACGAGCGCGACCGCGACGACTACCAGACCATGTTCGCGCGCGAGGAAGGCTCCGTCGCGGCGCCGACAGCAGCGCTGCATTTCACACCTGCGCTGGTCGAGCGTTTGCGCGATGCCGGTGTGTCGGTGCATTTCGTGACGCTGCATGTCGGGGCCGGGACATTCCTGCCCGTGAAGGCGGACGATATCGAAGACCACGCGATGCATGCGGAGTTCGGCACCGTGAGTGCCGAAGTCGCGGAGGCGCTGAATGCCGTGAAGGCAAGGGGCGGGCGGGTGCTGGCCGTCGGTTCGACGGCGTTGCGCCTGCTCGAAAGCGCGGCGAGCGAAGACGGGACGCTGGCGCCGTTCGCTGGCGACACCGCGATCTTCATTACGCCGGGCTATCGCTTCCGTGTTGCCGATCTGATGCTGACCAACTTCCACCTCCCGCGTTCGACGCTGTTCATGCTGGTCGCGGCTTTCTCGGGGCTCGACGTGATGCAGCGCGCCTACGCGCATGCGATCAAAGACGGCTATCGCTTTTATTCGTACGGTGACGCATGTCTGCTGCACCGATGA
- a CDS encoding peptidylprolyl isomerase yields the protein MSENTLILETTKGDVTIEMRPDLAPGHVAHIKKLVGEGFYDGIVFHRVIDGFMAQTGCPNGTGMGGSKYPNIKAEFNAEPHVRGTTSMARSQNPDSANSQFFICFDDASFLDKQYTVWGKVTSGMENVDKIKRGEPVQNPDKIIKARMADA from the coding sequence ATGAGCGAGAACACACTGATCCTCGAAACCACCAAGGGCGACGTGACGATCGAAATGCGTCCCGACCTCGCACCGGGCCATGTCGCTCACATTAAGAAGCTGGTCGGCGAAGGCTTCTACGACGGCATCGTGTTCCACCGCGTGATCGACGGCTTCATGGCACAGACCGGCTGCCCGAACGGCACCGGCATGGGCGGCTCGAAGTATCCGAACATCAAGGCCGAGTTCAACGCGGAGCCGCATGTGCGTGGGACGACCTCGATGGCTCGCTCGCAGAACCCGGATTCGGCGAACAGCCAGTTCTTCATCTGCTTCGATGACGCGAGCTTCCTCGACAAGCAATACACCGTGTGGGGCAAGGTCACGTCCGGCATGGAGAATGTCGACAAGATCAAGCGCGGCGAGCCGGTGCAAAACCCGGACAAGATCATTAAGGCCCGCATGGCGGACGCCTGA
- a CDS encoding peptidylprolyl isomerase codes for MTRWMAVLALAASVSVGQAQAQQAPQADPQNTLVLETTKGRILIALRTDLAPKHAERLKMLAREGYYNNVPFHRVIPGFMAQTGDGTRGDGTGGSKYPNLKAEFSKERFTRGVVGMARSMNPDSANSQFYIVYADAPHLNNDYTVVGRVIGGMDVADKLKPGEPVRDPDRITKMTVQSDGR; via the coding sequence ATGACCCGTTGGATGGCAGTGCTCGCATTGGCTGCGAGCGTATCGGTTGGGCAAGCGCAAGCGCAGCAAGCGCCGCAAGCTGACCCGCAGAACACGCTCGTGCTGGAGACGACGAAGGGCCGCATTCTGATCGCGCTGCGCACCGATCTTGCGCCGAAGCATGCCGAGCGGCTGAAAATGCTGGCGCGCGAGGGCTACTACAACAACGTGCCGTTTCACCGCGTGATCCCGGGCTTCATGGCGCAGACCGGCGACGGCACGCGCGGTGACGGCACCGGCGGCTCGAAGTATCCGAATCTGAAGGCCGAGTTTTCGAAGGAGCGCTTCACACGCGGTGTCGTCGGAATGGCGCGCTCGATGAACCCGGACTCGGCGAACAGCCAGTTTTACATCGTCTATGCGGACGCGCCGCACCTCAACAACGACTACACGGTGGTCGGCCGGGTGATCGGCGGCATGGATGTCGCCGACAAGCTCAAGCCAGGCGAACCTGTGCGTGACCCCGACCGGATCACCAAAATGACGGTGCAGAGCGACGGGCGGTGA
- the coaD gene encoding pantetheine-phosphate adenylyltransferase: MKRIALYAGSFDPVTNGHLDVVRQAAQLADELVLAIGVHPGKTPIFTADERLELLQATCKPIAKAAGCTIRAITFAGLVIMAAKKEKATLLIRGLRDATDFDYEMQMAGMNGTMAPKVQTVFLPASPAVRPITATLVRQIAAMGGDIEAFVPPLVAKKLVARFKK, from the coding sequence ATGAAACGCATCGCGCTCTATGCCGGGTCTTTCGACCCCGTGACCAACGGACATCTCGATGTCGTGCGCCAGGCGGCGCAGCTCGCCGACGAGCTGGTGCTCGCGATCGGCGTGCATCCCGGCAAGACTCCGATCTTCACGGCCGACGAACGGCTCGAGCTGCTGCAGGCGACCTGCAAGCCGATCGCGAAAGCGGCCGGCTGCACGATCCGCGCGATCACCTTCGCGGGTCTTGTGATCATGGCGGCGAAGAAGGAAAAGGCAACGCTGCTCATCCGCGGTCTGCGCGACGCCACCGACTTCGATTACGAGATGCAGATGGCCGGGATGAACGGCACGATGGCGCCGAAGGTGCAGACCGTGTTCCTGCCGGCGTCACCCGCGGTGCGCCCGATAACCGCCACGCTGGTCCGGCAGATTGCCGCGATGGGCGGCGATATCGAGGCCTTCGTTCCGCCGCTGGTCGCGAAGAAACTCGTCGCTCGCTTCAAGAAGTAG
- a CDS encoding 3-keto-5-aminohexanoate cleavage protein, translating into MIIQACLNGGRMKDFNAAVPTTPDEIIADAAAAVKAGANELHIHIRDADGRETLKPDVVDATIAGVRKVCPGTLVGISTGHWIEKDDFRRRDYLQSIQVLPDYASVNMNEGDCEGVVRILRDRNVPIEVGMWVAADAKRAMEIGVESGALRYLIEIMSQEQANADEDLAGFDAILPTMEAKPVLLHGLNVTKWPLADLALSRGYSTRVGFEDGKLLPDGREAKSNAEIVAEAIRRKSGPKV; encoded by the coding sequence ATGATCATCCAGGCGTGTCTCAACGGCGGCCGCATGAAGGACTTCAACGCGGCCGTCCCGACCACGCCGGATGAAATCATCGCAGACGCGGCAGCGGCCGTGAAAGCCGGAGCCAACGAACTCCACATCCATATCCGCGATGCGGACGGACGCGAGACGTTGAAGCCCGATGTGGTGGATGCGACGATTGCGGGTGTCCGTAAGGTCTGCCCCGGCACGCTGGTCGGCATCAGCACCGGCCACTGGATCGAGAAAGACGATTTCCGCCGCCGCGATTACCTGCAATCGATCCAGGTTTTGCCGGACTACGCCTCCGTCAACATGAACGAGGGCGATTGCGAAGGCGTCGTCCGTATTCTGCGCGACCGCAACGTGCCGATCGAAGTTGGCATGTGGGTCGCGGCGGATGCCAAGCGCGCGATGGAGATCGGCGTCGAGAGCGGTGCGCTGCGCTATCTGATCGAGATCATGTCGCAAGAGCAGGCGAATGCCGATGAGGACCTAGCAGGCTTCGATGCGATCTTGCCGACGATGGAGGCGAAGCCGGTTCTGCTGCATGGCCTCAACGTGACCAAATGGCCGCTCGCCGACCTTGCGCTGTCGCGCGGCTACTCGACCCGGGTCGGTTTCGAGGACGGAAAGCTGCTGCCGGATGGCCGCGAGGCGAAGTCGAATGCGGAGATCGTCGCCGAGGCTATTCGCCGCAAATCGGGGCCGAAGGTTTAG
- the gyrA gene encoding DNA gyrase subunit A, with protein sequence MADNENSPPDGSSERPDPTDIKPVSITDEVKRSYLDYAMSVIVSRALPDVRDGLKPVHRRILFSMSENGHTHDKKYVKSARVTGDVMGKYHPHGNLAIYDAMVRMAQDFSMRLPLIDGQGNFGSIDGDPPAAERYTEVRLEKVAQNLLDDLDKDTVNFQDNYSNEFKEPVVLPAKFPNLLVNGAGGIAVGMATNIPPHNLGEAIDGCLALLDNPELGIDDLMNIIPGPDFPTGGIILGRAGIRAAYHLGRGSIMMRGKVDFETLRGDREAIVISEIPYQVNKATMVERIGELVREKKIEGISALRDESDRDGYRVVIELKRDAMPDVVLNQLYRFTALQTSFGANVVALDGGRPLTLNLKDMLRAFVAFREEVVSRRTKFLLNKARDRAHVLVGLAIAVANIDEVIRMIRAAPDPNSAREALMGRDWPAESVRDLLTLIDDPRHRISETATYRLSEQQARAILDLRLQRLTALGRDEIAEELDKLAAEITDYLDILRSRVRIQDIVRSELTSIKNDYATPRRTVILDQEGEIEDEDLIDREDMVVTVSHLGYVKRVPKSTYRAQRRGGKGRSAMDTRNEDFVTRVFVASTHTPVLFFSSLGRVYKQKVWRLPLAAPQARGKAMINILPLEQDERITTIMPLPEDESTWANLDVMFATTRGTVRRNKLSDFADVRRSGIIAMKLDDGEGIVGVETCTENDDVLLTTAQGQCIRFAVPEVRVFQGRTSMGVRGVSLAEGDKVISLSILGHLEVSADERAAYLKRASAVRRGGEDDTTPEAGEEATRAIELGEQRYVELSAAEQFVLTVSVNGYGKRTSSYEYRTTGRGGKGITAMVVNPRNGPLVASFPVEESDQIMLVTDGGQLIRCPINGIRIAGRSTQGVIVFNTADDENVVSVEHISEVGEAGEEIGEAGEGEGTAK encoded by the coding sequence TTGGCAGACAATGAAAATAGCCCGCCGGACGGTTCGTCCGAGCGGCCCGACCCGACCGATATCAAACCGGTCTCGATTACCGACGAAGTAAAGCGTTCGTACCTCGATTACGCGATGAGCGTGATCGTTTCGCGCGCGCTTCCGGACGTGCGCGACGGCCTCAAGCCGGTGCATCGCCGCATCCTCTTCTCGATGAGCGAGAACGGACACACGCACGACAAGAAGTACGTCAAATCGGCCCGCGTCACCGGCGACGTGATGGGTAAGTATCACCCGCACGGCAACCTCGCGATTTACGACGCGATGGTGCGCATGGCGCAAGACTTTTCGATGCGTCTGCCTTTGATCGACGGTCAGGGCAACTTCGGCTCTATCGACGGCGACCCGCCGGCCGCCGAACGTTATACCGAGGTGCGTCTCGAGAAGGTCGCGCAGAATCTGCTCGACGATCTCGACAAGGACACGGTCAACTTTCAGGATAACTATTCGAACGAGTTCAAGGAGCCGGTGGTTCTGCCGGCGAAATTCCCGAACCTGCTCGTCAATGGCGCCGGCGGCATCGCGGTCGGCATGGCGACGAATATCCCGCCGCACAATCTCGGCGAAGCGATCGACGGGTGTCTGGCGCTTCTGGATAATCCAGAGCTCGGCATCGACGATCTGATGAACATCATCCCGGGTCCGGACTTCCCGACCGGCGGCATCATCCTGGGACGCGCCGGCATTCGCGCGGCTTATCATCTCGGCCGCGGCTCGATCATGATGCGCGGCAAGGTCGATTTCGAAACGCTGCGCGGCGACCGCGAAGCAATCGTGATCTCCGAGATCCCGTATCAGGTGAATAAGGCCACGATGGTCGAGCGCATCGGCGAACTGGTGCGCGAGAAGAAGATCGAAGGCATCTCGGCGCTGCGCGACGAGTCCGATCGTGACGGCTACCGCGTTGTGATCGAACTCAAGCGCGATGCGATGCCGGACGTGGTGCTGAATCAGCTTTATCGCTTCACGGCACTGCAGACGAGCTTCGGCGCCAACGTGGTCGCGCTCGACGGCGGCCGTCCGCTGACACTGAATCTGAAGGATATGCTGCGCGCCTTCGTGGCGTTCCGCGAAGAGGTCGTATCGCGGCGTACGAAGTTCCTGCTCAACAAGGCGCGCGACCGCGCGCATGTGTTGGTCGGCCTAGCGATCGCGGTCGCCAATATCGACGAAGTTATCCGCATGATCCGGGCAGCACCGGATCCGAATTCGGCGCGCGAAGCGTTGATGGGCCGCGATTGGCCGGCCGAGAGCGTCCGCGATTTGCTGACGCTGATCGACGATCCGCGCCACCGCATCAGCGAAACCGCAACGTATCGGCTTTCCGAGCAGCAGGCACGCGCGATCCTCGATCTGCGTCTGCAGCGCCTGACCGCGCTCGGTCGTGACGAAATTGCCGAGGAGCTCGACAAGCTCGCGGCGGAGATTACCGACTATCTCGATATTCTGCGTTCGCGTGTGCGCATTCAGGACATCGTGCGCAGCGAGCTGACCTCGATCAAGAACGACTACGCAACGCCGCGGCGGACCGTCATCCTCGATCAGGAAGGCGAAATCGAAGACGAAGACCTGATCGACCGCGAAGACATGGTCGTGACGGTGTCGCATCTCGGATACGTCAAGCGCGTGCCAAAATCGACCTACCGTGCGCAGCGTCGCGGCGGCAAAGGCCGCAGCGCGATGGACACGCGCAACGAGGATTTCGTCACCCGCGTGTTCGTGGCGTCGACGCATACGCCCGTGCTGTTCTTCTCGTCGCTCGGCCGCGTCTACAAACAGAAGGTCTGGCGTCTACCGCTGGCCGCTCCACAAGCGCGCGGCAAGGCGATGATCAACATTTTGCCGCTCGAGCAAGACGAGCGCATTACGACGATCATGCCGTTGCCGGAGGACGAGTCCACGTGGGCGAACCTCGACGTCATGTTCGCGACGACGCGCGGCACGGTTCGCCGCAACAAGTTGTCGGACTTCGCCGACGTTCGCCGCTCCGGCATCATCGCGATGAAGCTCGATGATGGGGAAGGCATCGTCGGCGTCGAGACGTGCACCGAGAATGACGACGTGCTGCTGACCACCGCGCAGGGTCAGTGCATTCGCTTTGCGGTGCCGGAAGTGCGCGTGTTCCAAGGCCGTACGTCGATGGGCGTGCGCGGCGTTTCGCTCGCTGAGGGCGACAAGGTGATCTCGCTCTCGATCCTCGGCCATCTCGAAGTCAGCGCCGACGAGCGCGCGGCCTATCTCAAGCGCGCCAGCGCAGTGCGCCGCGGCGGCGAGGACGACACGACGCCCGAAGCCGGCGAAGAGGCGACACGTGCGATTGAGCTTGGCGAACAGCGTTACGTCGAATTGTCGGCGGCCGAGCAGTTCGTGCTCACGGTGTCGGTCAACGGCTACGGCAAGCGTACGTCGTCGTACGAATATCGGACGACGGGACGCGGCGGCAAAGGCATCACGGCGATGGTGGTGAACCCGCGCAACGGGCCGCTGGTGGCGTCGTTCCCGGTCGAGGAGAGCGATCAGATCATGCTGGTGACGGACGGCGGGCAACTCATCCGCTGCCCGATCAACGGCATCCGCATCGCGGGCCGGTCGACGCAGGGCGTCATTGTGTTCAACACGGCGGACGACGAGAACGTGGTTTCGGTGGAGCATATCTCCGAGGTTGGCGAGGCCGGCGAAGAGATCGGTGAAGCCGGCGAGGGCGAGGGGACGGCGAAATGA
- a CDS encoding ABC transporter substrate-binding protein, which translates to MRRFLAATALLATLGTAHAEVVVRYGISMADIPQTTGQPDRGAGAYQFTGHTIYDPLIAWEMDVAERPGKLVPGLATEWAVDDTDKTKWRLKLREGVKFHDGSAFNADAVVWNFDKVLDEKAPHFDKRQSAQVRTRLPSVKSWRKIDDMTVEITTKEIDSIFPYQLLWFLVSSPTQYEKLGKDWDKFAYQPSGTGPFKLDKFVPRERAELVKNGDYWNKKRIPKADRIILIPISEALNRTNALLAGSVDLIETPAPDAVPQLKRAGMKLVENVTPHVWNYHLSVLPGSPWTDVRLRKALNLAIDRDGVVALMNGLAKPAKGQVDPASPWFGKPTFDIKYDPKAAEKLVNEAGYSKQKPLKTTFVIATGGTGQMLSLPMNEYIQQNLKEIGIEIDFKVVELEQLYTHWRRGAKDEMNAGLTSNNIAYVTSDPLYAIIRFFHSGQAAPVGVNWGFYANPKVDAFIDEAKRTFDPAKQDELMAKAHEQIVDDAALVWVVHDTNPHAMSPKVTKFVQAQHWFQDLTTIGMD; encoded by the coding sequence ATGCGCCGCTTCCTTGCTGCTACTGCCCTTTTGGCCACGCTCGGCACCGCTCATGCCGAAGTCGTGGTCCGCTACGGGATATCGATGGCCGATATTCCTCAAACCACGGGCCAGCCGGATCGCGGCGCCGGGGCCTATCAGTTCACCGGCCACACCATCTACGACCCCCTGATCGCCTGGGAGATGGACGTCGCCGAGCGCCCCGGCAAACTCGTGCCGGGTCTCGCCACCGAATGGGCTGTCGACGACACCGACAAAACCAAGTGGCGGCTCAAGCTGCGCGAGGGCGTCAAATTCCACGACGGCTCGGCTTTCAATGCCGACGCAGTCGTCTGGAACTTCGACAAGGTGCTCGACGAAAAAGCCCCGCACTTCGACAAACGGCAAAGCGCGCAGGTCCGCACCCGCCTTCCCTCCGTGAAAAGCTGGCGCAAGATCGACGACATGACGGTCGAGATCACGACCAAAGAGATCGACTCGATCTTCCCATATCAGTTGCTCTGGTTCCTCGTCTCCAGCCCGACGCAATACGAAAAGCTCGGCAAGGATTGGGACAAGTTCGCCTATCAGCCGTCCGGCACCGGCCCGTTCAAGCTCGACAAGTTCGTCCCGCGTGAGCGCGCCGAACTCGTCAAGAACGGCGACTACTGGAACAAGAAGCGCATCCCCAAGGCAGATCGCATCATCCTGATCCCGATCTCCGAGGCGCTGAACCGCACCAACGCGCTCCTCGCCGGCTCCGTCGATCTCATCGAGACGCCGGCGCCCGACGCGGTGCCGCAGCTCAAGCGCGCCGGCATGAAGCTCGTCGAGAACGTCACGCCGCACGTTTGGAACTATCACCTCAGCGTGCTGCCCGGCTCGCCTTGGACCGATGTCCGCTTGCGCAAGGCGCTCAACCTCGCGATCGATCGTGACGGCGTCGTCGCGCTGATGAACGGCCTCGCCAAGCCCGCCAAGGGTCAGGTCGATCCGGCGAGCCCGTGGTTCGGCAAGCCGACCTTCGACATCAAGTACGATCCGAAGGCCGCCGAGAAGCTCGTCAACGAAGCCGGCTACTCGAAGCAGAAGCCGCTCAAGACCACCTTCGTCATCGCGACCGGCGGCACCGGTCAGATGCTCTCGCTGCCGATGAACGAATACATCCAGCAGAACCTCAAGGAGATCGGCATCGAGATCGATTTCAAGGTTGTCGAACTCGAGCAGCTCTACACGCACTGGCGCCGCGGCGCGAAGGACGAGATGAATGCTGGGCTGACGTCGAACAACATCGCGTATGTTACGTCCGATCCTCTCTACGCGATCATCCGCTTCTTCCATTCGGGACAAGCGGCGCCGGTCGGCGTTAACTGGGGCTTCTACGCGAACCCGAAAGTCGACGCCTTCATCGACGAAGCGAAGCGCACGTTCGATCCCGCAAAGCAGGACGAGCTGATGGCGAAAGCGCATGAACAGATCGTCGACGATGCCGCCCTCGTCTGGGTCGTGCACGACACCAACCCGCACGCGATGTCGCCGAAGGTGACGAAGTTCGTGCAGGCGCAACACTGGTTCCAGGACCTGACGACAATCGGCATGGATTGA
- a CDS encoding acyl-CoA thioesterase: MSERIPPGRRSDYRAFQTITTRWMDNDTYGHVNNAVYFSYFDTSVTAYLIASGFLKPTDGKVVGLVVETGCRYFASLSFPDIITGGVRVAKRGTSSIRYEVGLFRNDEDTASAEGHFVHVYVDRATNRPVPLPPDLVNALEPLLV, translated from the coding sequence ATGAGTGAACGCATTCCGCCCGGGCGCCGCAGCGATTATCGCGCCTTCCAGACCATCACGACGCGATGGATGGACAATGACACCTACGGCCACGTCAACAACGCGGTCTACTTCTCCTACTTCGATACATCCGTCACGGCGTATCTGATCGCCAGCGGCTTCCTGAAACCGACCGACGGCAAAGTCGTCGGCCTCGTCGTCGAAACCGGCTGCCGCTATTTCGCATCGCTGTCGTTTCCAGACATCATCACGGGTGGGGTCCGCGTCGCCAAGCGCGGCACATCAAGCATACGCTACGAAGTCGGCCTCTTCCGCAACGACGAAGACACCGCATCCGCCGAAGGCCATTTCGTCCACGTCTACGTCGATCGCGCGACCAACCGCCCCGTGCCGTTGCCGCCCGACCTCGTCAACGCACTCGAACCGCTCCTCGTCTGA